In Clostridium thermosuccinogenes, the genomic stretch TTTCTGCATTATCTATTGTATCCATAAAATCACTCCTTAGAGTAATCACAAATAACAGCTTAGAGTATAATTAATTATATATATCATTTTTAAAAATGTACAGAGAGAAATACATATATCATCCCGATAATATACTGTTGTAAAGGAAACACTTGGATCTAGTACTTAATTATCCTTCCACGGGTGACGAATAAATCATCCTATTGCAGCCACAAGAACTTGACAGGTGCATTATTGATGCAATTAAACAAACTCAGATGAAGAATATTTCCAGCAATTACTTACCGCAATAACAACGCAAAATAAGGCTTTTGAGGACAAATCAGCCCATGTCTATAATATTCTATCATCAAATTTGCTAAATTAGCTTACAAGCAATCTAACTATATGATATAATCTGATAGGAAATAAATATTTCATATCAAGCAACTTCTTATTTTTATTGATCTCTATCATAAAAAAATCTAACAGGAGGTGCATTAATGAACAAAAAACTGCAGGAAAAAATAAAAGAAGCTCTATCATCAGTAATACCTATCACAGCCATAGTTTTTATCCTGAGCATTACCATAACACCAATGCCTATTGGAACGCTTATGCTATTTCTGACAGGAGCGGTTCTTTTGATTTTGGGAATGGGATTTTTCTCTCTAGGGGCAGATATATCAATGATGCCGATGGGAGAAGGAATTGGCGCTGAGGTAGTAAAATCCAGGAATATCAGCCTGGCTGTAATATCCTTTTTTATAATGGGAATGCTTGTTACTATCGCTGAACCGGATCTGCAGGTTTTAGCAACACAGGTTCCATCCATACCGGATATAGCAATCATTCTTACAGTTGCAGTCGGTGTAGGTATTTTTCTTGTGATAGCCTTGCTGCGTACTCTGTTTGGTATAAAGCTGTCATATTTGTTGATCTTTTTTTACATCATCGTGTTTGCTTTGTCAATATTCACCCCAGGCAGCTTTATTCCGGTGGCCTTTGATTCCGGAGGAGTCACTACGGGTCCGATTACGGTGCCGTTTATCATGGCTCTGGGTATAGGCTTAGCTTCTATAAGCGGAAATAAAGATTCCCAGGAAGATAGTTTCGGCTTGGTTGCCCTTTGCAGCGTAGGCCCCATTCTTGCTGTTATGCTGCTGGGTATCTTTTATAATCCGTCTACAGCCAATTACGAAGCTGCTGTAGTGCCAAACGTATTTACAACAAAAGATGTGGCCACCCAGTTTGCCCAAGGCTTTCCTATATACATTAAAGAAGTATCCATTGCCCTTATTCCGATTGCTGTATTTTTTATATTATTTCAATTGAAGTTCAGAAGCTTCAGAAAACGTCAGTTGATAAAGATGGGAGTCGGTATAATATATACTTTCATAGGCCTGGTTTTATTCCTCACCGGTGTGAACGTAGGTTTCATGCCTGCCGGGCAGTTTTTAGGATCAAAAATGGCATCATCCTCATATAAATGGTTATTAATACCCCTTGGCATGGTAATTGGCTATTATATCGTTGCAGCAGAACCTGCCGTCCACGTGCTCAACAAACAGGTGGAGGAAATATCCGACGGAGCCATACCAAGCCAGGTAATGCAGCGCAGCCTTTCCATAGGTGTTGCGGTATCTGTAGCTATCGCAATGATACGTGTTCTGACAGGCATATCCATATATTGGTTTTTGATACCTGGATACGCCATTGCTCTCATACTGGCATTAATAGTGCCAAAGATTTTTACCGGTATAGCTTTTGACAGCGGTGGAGTTGCCAGTGGGCCTATGACAGCAACCTTCCTCCTTCCCTTTGTGGTAGGTGCATGCGAATCTGTCGGAGGAAATATCCTGAACGATGCCTTCGGAGTAGTTGCCATGGTTGCCATGACCCCGCTCATAACCATACAGCTGCTTGGTTTGATATACAAGCATAAAATGAGTGTTGCAAATTTGCCTGAAAGGGTTGATAATATAGATATTTCTGATGAAATTATAGATTTTGAAGAATATGAGGAGGAAATCTCCAATGAATAAGGATTTTTGCAAAGCTTTTGTAAAAGTTATAGTCACTATTGTGGATCGTGGAAAGGGACAGAGAGTTGCTGATATATTCATGGCTCATCATCTTCATTTTCATTACGTCTGCCTGGGATTAGGTACAGCAGGTTCTGAAATACTGGACTACTTTGGCATAGGCGAAACGGATAAAGATGTTGTTTTCAGCTTAATACCGGCATTTAAGGTTTCTGAGTTATTGGATGAAATCGTTGAAAAAATGCAGATAAAAAAGCCTGGACATGGTATTGCGTTTACTATGCCCTTATCAGGAATCAGCGCATTATTTACTCAAGCTTTGATGAAAGAGCAGGAGATTAAAAAAGAAGGGGAAGTGTTAAATATGGAATGTGACATTAAATATGATTTAATACTTACGGTTATAAACCACGGTTATTCCGATCAGGTCATGGAAGCGGCAAAGAAGGTCGGAGCCACCGGTGGTACAATTCTGCATGCAAGGGAAATAGGTCATGAGGAAACCGAGAAATTTTTCGGAATATCCATTCATCCGGAAAAGGAAATTGTAGCCATCCTCGTAAAGCGT encodes the following:
- a CDS encoding DUF1538 domain-containing protein → MNKKLQEKIKEALSSVIPITAIVFILSITITPMPIGTLMLFLTGAVLLILGMGFFSLGADISMMPMGEGIGAEVVKSRNISLAVISFFIMGMLVTIAEPDLQVLATQVPSIPDIAIILTVAVGVGIFLVIALLRTLFGIKLSYLLIFFYIIVFALSIFTPGSFIPVAFDSGGVTTGPITVPFIMALGIGLASISGNKDSQEDSFGLVALCSVGPILAVMLLGIFYNPSTANYEAAVVPNVFTTKDVATQFAQGFPIYIKEVSIALIPIAVFFILFQLKFRSFRKRQLIKMGVGIIYTFIGLVLFLTGVNVGFMPAGQFLGSKMASSSYKWLLIPLGMVIGYYIVAAEPAVHVLNKQVEEISDGAIPSQVMQRSLSIGVAVSVAIAMIRVLTGISIYWFLIPGYAIALILALIVPKIFTGIAFDSGGVASGPMTATFLLPFVVGACESVGGNILNDAFGVVAMVAMTPLITIQLLGLIYKHKMSVANLPERVDNIDISDEIIDFEEYEEEISNE
- a CDS encoding P-II family nitrogen regulator, whose translation is MNKDFCKAFVKVIVTIVDRGKGQRVADIFMAHHLHFHYVCLGLGTAGSEILDYFGIGETDKDVVFSLIPAFKVSELLDEIVEKMQIKKPGHGIAFTMPLSGISALFTQALMKEQEIKKEGEVLNMECDIKYDLILTVINHGYSDQVMEAAKKVGATGGTILHAREIGHEETEKFFGISIHPEKEIVAILVKRETKHDIMQAISQAAGINTPARGLILSLPVDNIIGIEL